The following proteins are co-located in the Mesotoga sp. BH458_6_3_2_1 genome:
- a CDS encoding ABC transporter permease, translated as MFWKYMLKRVFYGIFIYIILIFVFSALFNTVMEQTLRGQIDEEIRAELMALDNVGSQQIQNFIEMRRAEKFALYKLDKPIFERIVWRTWSTLTLNLGKSSSIRSAAGDRNVWAIVSEKIPRTLILFSSAMLIDIIIGIWLGLKKAQKAGGVLDKSTSVGTMVVFGMPSWWLGMILIMFFAYTIKVFPSGGLHATPPPEGIAFFLDALYHLALPVMTLVVIGFWGRAFLTRNIVLGVLQDDYIMAARARGIPERKVLYGHTMRTSAPPIVTMSLLALLASVSGNIVFEGIFNWPGMGNLFWFALQQNDVPVLMGNLAITTGLYICGLILLDLVYGLLDPRIKVGAKA; from the coding sequence ATGTTCTGGAAATACATGTTGAAACGAGTCTTCTACGGGATTTTCATATACATTATCCTTATCTTCGTCTTTTCGGCACTTTTCAATACTGTTATGGAACAGACTCTGAGAGGGCAGATCGATGAAGAGATAAGAGCTGAATTGATGGCTCTTGACAATGTAGGTTCTCAGCAAATCCAAAACTTTATCGAAATGAGACGTGCCGAAAAATTCGCTCTATACAAACTTGACAAGCCTATCTTCGAAAGAATAGTCTGGAGAACCTGGTCGACCCTGACACTGAACTTAGGAAAATCCAGTTCCATTCGATCTGCCGCAGGCGATCGAAACGTATGGGCCATAGTCTCAGAAAAAATACCGAGAACGTTGATTCTCTTTAGTTCTGCGATGTTGATTGACATCATTATAGGAATCTGGCTCGGCCTGAAAAAGGCTCAAAAAGCCGGCGGGGTTTTGGACAAAAGCACTTCGGTTGGAACCATGGTGGTTTTTGGGATGCCGTCATGGTGGTTAGGAATGATTCTTATCATGTTCTTTGCATACACGATAAAAGTCTTCCCTTCAGGAGGTCTGCATGCAACACCTCCACCAGAAGGGATAGCGTTCTTCTTAGATGCCCTCTATCACCTTGCACTTCCCGTAATGACTCTTGTCGTAATCGGTTTCTGGGGGCGGGCCTTTCTTACTCGAAATATTGTCTTGGGAGTGCTTCAAGACGACTACATAATGGCGGCAAGGGCTAGGGGAATTCCCGAAAGGAAAGTCTTGTACGGTCACACGATGAGAACCTCGGCTCCACCAATTGTGACTATGTCGCTACTTGCATTGCTTGCTTCCGTATCGGGAAACATTGTATTTGAAGGAATATTCAACTGGCCGGGGATGGGCAATCTCTTCTGGTTTGCCCTTCAGCAGAATGATGTTCCAGTCCTTATGGGAAACCTTGCGATAACCACAGGGCTATACATTTGCGGTCTGATTCTCCTGGATCTCGTTTACGGTTTGCTAGACCCCAGAATCAAAGTGGGTGCAAAAGCATGA